A genomic stretch from Prochlorococcus marinus str. MIT 9312 includes:
- a CDS encoding glutathione S-transferase yields MTNDILYSFRRCPYAIRVRWALLICKITVEIREIDLKNKPLDFLNKSKTKTVPILIKKNGDVIEESLGIILWAMSESKKANIKAIYFPDNKREDIFEIINENDNEFKYHLDRFKYATRYQHSNEEFHFTKAIEFIKRWNQLLAENKYFFGDAPTIADWCIWPFVRQFKIACESQKRTNYLELPIKTWLDSFENDRKFKSIMYKYALWEPNSRTNYFPSN; encoded by the coding sequence ATGACAAACGATATTTTATATTCATTTCGAAGATGTCCATACGCAATTCGTGTTAGATGGGCCCTATTGATTTGCAAAATCACAGTTGAAATAAGAGAAATTGATTTAAAGAACAAACCTCTCGATTTTCTAAATAAATCAAAGACAAAAACTGTTCCAATACTAATAAAAAAAAATGGTGACGTTATTGAAGAAAGCCTTGGAATCATCCTATGGGCAATGTCAGAGTCAAAAAAAGCAAACATTAAAGCTATCTATTTTCCTGATAATAAAAGGGAAGATATTTTTGAAATAATTAATGAAAATGATAACGAATTCAAATATCATTTGGATAGATTTAAATATGCCACAAGATATCAGCATAGTAATGAAGAATTTCATTTCACAAAAGCAATTGAATTTATTAAGAGATGGAACCAACTTCTCGCAGAAAACAAATATTTTTTTGGAGATGCCCCCACAATAGCTGATTGGTGTATTTGGCCTTTTGTAAGACAATTTAAAATCGCTTGTGAAAGTCAAAAAAGAACAAATTATTTAGAGCTCCCAATAAAAACTTGGTTAGATTCCTTTGAAAACGATAGAAAATTTAAATCCATAATGTATAAGTACGCATTATGGGAACCAAATTCCAGAACAAATTATTTCCCTTCTAATTAG
- a CDS encoding GIY-YIG nuclease family protein: MSGYVYLIRFGDLYRIGKTDNLDKKIKKLKPDELLTSIMTKEPETLEARLLRKYKSQRIPETGYLKLSKTQIRECKKQFELKGSLPHTLDAEVSITLFASFLLFSLSDLIFNYLNFGFLKSISYAFGVASLPMVVLFITGSFGGYFSEDLSLFSLITNRIKGLFIAIAMLTMAYLIFNLG; the protein is encoded by the coding sequence ATGTCGGGATATGTTTACCTCATAAGATTCGGAGATCTTTATAGAATTGGGAAGACGGATAATCTTGACAAGAAAATTAAGAAATTAAAACCAGATGAATTATTAACATCAATTATGACAAAGGAGCCAGAAACTCTTGAAGCAAGGTTACTAAGAAAATATAAGTCGCAAAGAATTCCTGAAACTGGTTATTTAAAGCTTTCTAAAACACAGATTAGAGAATGTAAAAAACAATTTGAATTAAAGGGAAGCTTACCTCACACTTTAGATGCTGAAGTTTCCATTACTCTATTTGCTTCTTTTTTATTATTTTCATTAAGTGACTTGATTTTTAATTATTTAAATTTTGGATTTTTAAAATCCATATCTTATGCATTTGGAGTGGCATCTTTACCAATGGTTGTGTTATTTATTACGGGTAGTTTTGGGGGATATTTTTCTGAAGACTTATCTCTTTTTTCTTTAATAACTAATCGAATAAAAGGCTTATTTATTGCAATTGCAATGTTAACAATGGCTTACTTAATTTTTAATTTAGGCTAA
- a CDS encoding sodium:solute symporter, with translation MFLKSLNIFSIQYKDVSSNSLLISCVGILIIFFFLIFGRRFKLAVQLERFGLPIAVISGILGISVGPFGAIHFLPKETINVWSNFPTPLLSLVFATLMMGRPIPNVNGLVKPIFNQFLLALSLGFGQFFVGGLVVKYFLPPTMDTNPLMGCLIEVGFEGGHGAASIIGESFNRLGFPDGLDLGLAMATMGLLSSSILGSIFIFLGRTLGLSDTEEILEKKDNLNVNTKIGMFADLRILIINLGFSGLAISFGVLLLKSLRYISSSFGDFSKEIIFSLPVFPFILIGSLVIRYILEKTKNTEFISNILQREIGILSTDLLIFTAMASLDIAVVFENWIIIIVFTIFGLFWNLICIAYFAYFIFDDYWFEKSLIEFGNSTGVVASGLLLLRLADPKNISRTLPIFTSKQLFAQLILSGGLFTVLAPLMISKIGIDYWTEICGVTTFVILLIALIFNKGEMKKI, from the coding sequence ATGTTTTTGAAGTCATTGAATATTTTTTCTATACAGTATAAAGATGTTTCTTCAAATTCTCTCTTAATAAGTTGTGTTGGAATTTTAATTATATTTTTTTTCTTAATTTTTGGGAGGAGATTTAAGCTTGCAGTTCAACTTGAGAGGTTTGGATTGCCAATTGCAGTTATATCAGGAATTTTAGGTATATCTGTAGGTCCATTCGGAGCGATTCACTTTCTGCCAAAAGAAACAATCAATGTTTGGAGTAATTTTCCTACTCCTCTTTTATCATTGGTCTTCGCAACTTTAATGATGGGCAGACCCATCCCAAATGTAAATGGTTTGGTTAAACCAATATTTAATCAGTTTTTGCTTGCTCTTTCTCTAGGTTTCGGACAATTTTTCGTTGGTGGTCTAGTTGTTAAATATTTTTTGCCTCCAACTATGGATACTAATCCTCTAATGGGATGTTTGATTGAGGTTGGTTTTGAAGGAGGTCATGGAGCTGCATCTATCATCGGTGAGAGTTTTAACAGACTAGGTTTCCCAGATGGTTTAGATCTTGGTCTGGCTATGGCAACAATGGGTCTTTTATCATCTTCAATATTGGGCAGCATATTTATTTTTCTTGGGAGAACTTTAGGTCTTTCAGATACTGAGGAAATTCTTGAAAAAAAAGATAATCTAAACGTTAATACTAAAATAGGAATGTTTGCGGATCTAAGAATTTTGATAATAAATCTTGGATTCTCCGGTCTGGCAATTTCTTTTGGTGTTTTGTTACTTAAATCTTTAAGATATATCTCAAGTTCTTTTGGAGACTTTTCTAAAGAAATTATCTTTTCACTCCCAGTATTCCCATTTATTCTTATAGGCTCACTCGTTATTAGATATATCTTAGAAAAAACTAAGAATACAGAATTTATTTCAAATATTTTGCAAAGAGAGATTGGTATTTTATCTACAGATCTATTGATTTTTACAGCCATGGCAAGTTTAGATATTGCTGTTGTTTTTGAAAATTGGATAATAATTATAGTTTTTACTATCTTCGGGTTATTTTGGAATTTGATTTGTATTGCTTATTTTGCATACTTTATATTTGACGATTACTGGTTTGAAAAAAGTTTGATAGAGTTTGGCAATTCTACAGGTGTAGTAGCTTCTGGATTACTTCTTTTAAGGCTTGCAGATCCCAAAAATATATCTAGGACTTTACCAATTTTTACATCAAAACAGCTATTCGCACAGTTAATTCTATCAGGGGGATTATTTACAGTTCTGGCACCATTAATGATTTCTAAAATCGGAATAGATTATTGGACAGAAATTTGTGGTGTAACTACATTCGTAATTCTTCTTATCGCATTGATTTTTAATAAAGGAGAGATGAAAAAAATCTAA